One stretch of Desulfurobacterium atlanticum DNA includes these proteins:
- the rplL gene encoding 50S ribosomal protein L7/L12, which produces MAEITKEQIVEAIENMTVLELVELINMIKEKFGVSDMPVVAAGPVAAGGAGEAAAAEKTEFDVILKNPGAKKIQVIKVVREITGLGLKEAKALVDGAPKPVKEGVSKEEAEEIAKKLEEAGAEVEVK; this is translated from the coding sequence ATGGCTGAAATCACTAAAGAGCAAATAGTAGAAGCTATTGAAAACATGACTGTTCTTGAGCTTGTAGAGCTCATCAATATGATCAAGGAAAAGTTTGGTGTATCTGATATGCCTGTTGTTGCTGCTGGCCCTGTTGCTGCTGGCGGTGCAGGTGAAGCTGCTGCAGCTGAAAAGACAGAGTTTGATGTAATTCTCAAAAATCCTGGAGCTAAGAAGATTCAGGTTATCAAAGTTGTAAGAGAAATTACAGGGCTTGGACTTAAGGAAGCTAAGGCTCTTGTTGATGGTGCTCCAAAACCGGTAAAAGAAGGAGTATCTAAAGAAGAAGCTGAAGAGATTGCTAAGAAGCTTGAAGAAGCTGGAGCAGAAGTAGAAGTTAAGTAA
- the rpoB gene encoding DNA-directed RNA polymerase subunit beta, whose amino-acid sequence MSEMQTTKITTGIKKEKSLPRKTFADRQEVLPIPDLLEFPFESYERFLQLNKHPEKRENTGLESAFRQAFPIIDETSGVEIHYKGYEIGDWYCKCGKYNGLGGKGVVCPNCGMEVVFRPKYTPDECIERGISYTAPLRVLFELHVWQKDPKTGEKIAPIIKENKMYFGEIPLMTERGTFIINGTQKVVVSQLHRSPGLFFKKEISKTTTVARTIDIASIIPAMGSWIEFEVPHNDVLYVKIDRKRRFLGTYLLRAFGVTTDEQIIDLFYKDVVETFRIVDGHIVDENGEVKTNEDMLGYYLIEDIVDPETGEVIQEAYEELSTSSRKLPEGAEFKAVHRKATPYGAVIINTLRKERKDRVREKIEDPLIAAYVEIFRKVRPGDTATVEGAKKLFETMFFSTKHYDLSRVGRAKVNEKVYPHEKLKEITKEDLTSIDWLPPLRIAEDIKNEEGDIVVPKGTFLDREVAIKLLEISGVEKFAVEPDYDEAGRLLHKADIVGTVKALLEVHAGIRDYDDIDHLGNRRVRGVGELAEIAFKSGLFKLEKAVREKLSVADVESVMPQDLINPRTAINPLNEFFNLTQLCQFMDQTNPLSETTHKRRLSALGPGGLTRERAGFEVRDVHPSHYGRICPIETPEGQNIGLINSLTTYGKINWLGFLETPYRKVVNGKVTDEIVYMTADEEENYIIAQANAPVDEEGNLTSDMVMARHKAEFKLVKKEEVQFMDVSPKQVFSVSASLIPFLEHDDANRALMGSNMQRQAVPLVKTEAPLVATGMEKPVALFSRGAVVAKRSGVVESVTADKIIVKVDPEEITEGGLSVDTGFDVYELKKFKKSNQKTCINQRPIVKKGQRVEKGQIIADGPSMDNGELALGKNVLIAFIPWRGYNFEDAILVSERLLKDDVYTSIHIQELECEAVETKLGREEITRDIPGVPEALLRNLDESGIVRIGTYVKPGDILVGKVTPKGEQVLTPEEKLLQAIFGEKAKGVKDSSLYVPHGIEGVVIDVKILSRKGEKKDVRTQLIESEEKAKLERAKQEEINLVKEDRDRRAAELILGKAVKEDVYDANGNILISAGEKITEDKVRDVVFFALRKPSIIDDSKVEKKLKEIRIKAVDKIALIENIYEEKKKALEMGHDLPAGVNKVVKVYIATKRKLTVGDKMAGRHGNKGVVSQIRPVEDMPFLEDGTPIDITLNPLGVPSRMNVGQILETHLGLAAKELGKKIDKLLKVGLDMVREEIKAIYNDENISKLIDSLSDDELREVAKKLAKGIRFESPIFMGAKEEEIKRLLKRAGLPETGRLTVYDGLTGEPFDQDVTVGYMYMLKLIHLADDKIHARSTGPYSLITQQPLGGKAQFGGQRFGEMEVWALEAYGAAYTLQEMLTVKSDDVEGRSRVYESIVKGKYSFEPGLPESFNVLVRELKALALDVKFIKQIEEVEEQKSEAEKLFEDKEEK is encoded by the coding sequence ATGAGTGAAATGCAGACAACAAAAATAACAACAGGCATCAAAAAAGAAAAATCCCTCCCTAGAAAAACCTTTGCTGATAGACAGGAAGTTCTCCCAATCCCTGATCTTCTTGAGTTTCCTTTTGAATCTTACGAACGGTTTCTTCAATTAAACAAGCATCCGGAAAAGAGAGAAAATACAGGGCTTGAGTCAGCTTTCAGACAGGCTTTTCCTATAATTGATGAAACATCTGGAGTGGAAATTCACTATAAAGGTTATGAAATAGGCGATTGGTATTGTAAATGTGGAAAGTATAACGGCCTTGGTGGAAAAGGTGTTGTTTGTCCAAACTGCGGAATGGAAGTTGTTTTTAGACCTAAATACACTCCTGATGAATGTATAGAAAGAGGAATTTCTTACACCGCACCATTGAGAGTTCTTTTTGAACTTCACGTATGGCAGAAAGACCCAAAAACTGGAGAAAAAATAGCTCCAATAATAAAAGAAAATAAGATGTATTTTGGTGAAATTCCCCTTATGACAGAAAGGGGAACTTTTATTATCAATGGAACTCAAAAGGTTGTTGTAAGTCAGCTTCATAGATCTCCAGGTCTTTTCTTTAAAAAAGAGATATCTAAAACAACTACAGTTGCAAGAACGATAGACATTGCAAGTATTATTCCTGCTATGGGCTCCTGGATAGAGTTTGAAGTTCCGCACAATGATGTTCTTTATGTAAAAATAGATAGAAAAAGAAGATTTTTAGGAACATACCTCCTGAGAGCTTTTGGCGTCACAACCGATGAGCAGATTATAGATCTCTTTTATAAGGATGTAGTGGAAACATTCAGGATTGTTGACGGTCATATTGTAGATGAAAACGGTGAAGTAAAAACAAACGAAGATATGCTTGGATATTACCTTATAGAGGATATCGTTGATCCTGAAACTGGAGAAGTTATTCAGGAAGCCTATGAGGAACTTTCTACAAGCAGTAGAAAGCTCCCTGAAGGGGCAGAGTTTAAAGCTGTTCACAGGAAAGCCACACCTTACGGTGCTGTTATAATCAATACTTTAAGAAAAGAGAGAAAAGACAGAGTAAGAGAAAAGATAGAGGATCCTCTTATCGCTGCTTATGTTGAAATATTCAGGAAAGTTAGGCCTGGTGATACAGCTACTGTTGAAGGTGCTAAAAAGCTTTTTGAAACGATGTTTTTCAGTACAAAACACTATGACCTTTCAAGAGTGGGTAGAGCCAAGGTAAATGAAAAAGTTTATCCTCATGAAAAGTTAAAAGAGATAACAAAAGAAGATTTAACATCTATTGACTGGCTTCCTCCTTTAAGAATAGCTGAGGATATAAAAAACGAAGAAGGAGATATTGTAGTTCCCAAAGGAACTTTCCTTGATAGGGAAGTTGCAATTAAGCTTCTTGAGATTTCAGGTGTTGAAAAATTTGCTGTTGAACCTGATTATGATGAAGCAGGAAGACTTCTCCATAAAGCCGATATAGTCGGAACTGTAAAAGCCCTCCTTGAAGTTCATGCTGGAATAAGAGATTATGACGATATTGATCATCTTGGCAACAGAAGAGTTAGAGGTGTTGGAGAGCTTGCAGAGATAGCATTTAAATCAGGTCTCTTCAAGCTTGAAAAAGCTGTGAGAGAAAAACTTTCTGTTGCAGATGTAGAATCCGTTATGCCTCAGGATTTAATAAATCCGAGAACTGCTATAAATCCTCTTAATGAGTTCTTCAACTTAACACAGCTTTGTCAGTTTATGGACCAGACAAATCCACTTTCAGAAACAACTCACAAAAGACGTCTTTCTGCTCTTGGTCCCGGCGGTTTAACAAGAGAAAGAGCCGGATTTGAGGTTCGTGACGTTCACCCGTCCCACTATGGACGTATCTGTCCTATTGAAACACCAGAAGGTCAGAACATCGGTCTTATAAACTCTTTAACAACTTACGGAAAGATAAATTGGCTTGGATTCCTTGAAACACCTTATAGAAAGGTTGTTAATGGAAAAGTAACAGATGAAATTGTTTACATGACAGCTGATGAAGAGGAAAACTACATCATAGCTCAGGCAAACGCTCCTGTTGATGAGGAAGGTAATCTTACTTCTGATATGGTGATGGCACGACACAAAGCCGAATTTAAACTTGTTAAAAAAGAAGAAGTTCAATTTATGGACGTTTCTCCAAAACAGGTGTTTTCTGTATCTGCCTCTTTGATTCCGTTCCTTGAGCATGACGATGCTAACCGTGCCCTTATGGGTTCAAACATGCAGCGTCAGGCTGTTCCTCTTGTTAAAACGGAAGCACCTCTTGTTGCTACAGGAATGGAAAAACCGGTTGCACTATTTAGCCGTGGAGCGGTTGTTGCAAAACGTTCTGGTGTTGTTGAAAGTGTTACTGCTGATAAAATCATTGTTAAGGTTGACCCTGAAGAGATTACAGAGGGCGGTCTCTCTGTTGATACCGGATTTGATGTTTACGAACTTAAAAAATTCAAAAAATCAAACCAGAAAACCTGCATCAATCAGCGTCCTATAGTTAAAAAGGGACAGAGAGTAGAAAAGGGACAGATAATAGCTGATGGTCCTTCAATGGACAATGGTGAACTTGCTCTCGGGAAAAACGTGCTTATAGCGTTTATTCCATGGAGAGGGTATAACTTTGAGGATGCTATTTTAGTAAGTGAAAGATTGTTAAAAGATGATGTTTATACTTCAATTCATATCCAGGAGCTTGAATGTGAAGCTGTTGAAACAAAACTTGGACGTGAAGAAATAACAAGAGATATTCCTGGTGTTCCTGAAGCTCTCCTGAGAAATCTTGATGAATCGGGCATTGTAAGAATAGGTACTTATGTAAAACCCGGAGATATTCTTGTTGGGAAAGTTACTCCAAAGGGAGAGCAGGTTTTAACACCAGAGGAAAAACTCCTTCAGGCTATTTTTGGTGAGAAAGCAAAAGGTGTAAAAGACTCTTCTCTCTACGTTCCTCACGGTATTGAAGGTGTTGTGATCGATGTTAAGATTCTCTCAAGAAAAGGTGAAAAGAAGGATGTCAGAACACAGCTGATAGAAAGTGAAGAAAAGGCAAAGCTTGAAAGGGCAAAACAGGAAGAGATAAATCTAGTTAAAGAGGACAGAGACCGCAGAGCTGCAGAGTTGATTCTTGGTAAAGCTGTTAAAGAGGACGTTTACGATGCCAACGGAAATATCTTGATTTCTGCTGGAGAAAAGATAACCGAGGATAAAGTCAGAGATGTTGTTTTCTTCGCTTTAAGAAAACCTTCAATAATTGATGATTCTAAAGTTGAGAAAAAACTTAAAGAAATAAGGATAAAAGCTGTTGATAAGATAGCTCTCATAGAAAACATTTACGAGGAGAAGAAAAAAGCTCTTGAAATGGGACATGACCTGCCAGCAGGCGTTAACAAGGTTGTTAAAGTTTACATTGCTACAAAGAGAAAACTTACTGTTGGTGATAAAATGGCAGGTCGTCACGGAAACAAAGGTGTCGTTTCTCAAATAAGACCTGTAGAGGATATGCCTTTCCTTGAAGATGGTACGCCGATAGATATCACTCTTAACCCTCTTGGTGTTCCATCCCGTATGAACGTGGGACAGATCCTTGAAACTCATCTTGGCCTTGCGGCAAAAGAACTTGGCAAGAAGATAGACAAACTTTTAAAAGTCGGTCTTGACATGGTGAGAGAAGAGATAAAAGCTATCTATAATGATGAAAATATAAGCAAGTTGATAGACTCCCTTTCCGATGATGAGTTGAGGGAAGTGGCTAAAAAACTTGCTAAAGGTATAAGATTTGAATCTCCGATATTTATGGGAGCTAAAGAGGAAGAGATAAAGAGACTTCTAAAAAGGGCAGGACTTCCAGAAACAGGAAGATTGACAGTTTATGATGGACTAACAGGAGAGCCTTTTGATCAGGATGTAACTGTTGGTTATATGTATATGCTTAAACTTATTCACCTTGCTGATGATAAGATTCATGCCCGATCTACCGGTCCTTACTCTCTCATTACTCAGCAGCCTCTCGGCGGTAAGGCACAGTTTGGTGGACAGAGGTTTGGAGAGATGGAAGTGTGGGCTCTTGAGGCATACGGTGCTGCATACACTCTCCAGGAAATGTTAACCGTTAAATCTGACGACGTTGAAGGAAGATCAAGGGTTTATGAATCTATTGTTAAAGGAAAGTATTCCTTTGAGCCTGGATTGCCTGAATCGTTTAATGTTCTTGTAAGAGAGCTAAAAGCTCTTGCCCTTGATGTGAAATTTATAAAGCAAATTGAAGAAGTTGAAGAACAGAAAAGCGAAGCAGAAAAGCTTTTTGAAGATAAAGAGGAAAAGTAA